A single Vulpes lagopus strain Blue_001 chromosome 3, ASM1834538v1, whole genome shotgun sequence DNA region contains:
- the ZNF205 gene encoding zinc finger protein 205 isoform X2, with amino-acid sequence MSADGRGTRATQDKERAREVPGHGHPCQEMLSESEETVPLGAAWDSPHIKMEPEEPHPEGALQGDGVPGVPSWVSLSQGSKEKTLFLPSGALPSPQIPVLSREERTRDRQMAAALLSAWSQMPVTFEDVALYLSREEWGRLDHTQQSFYRDVLQKRNGLALGFPFSRPFWTSQGQGKGEASSSCQQMGDEEEEKTGAFEVGKEEPAPSLAAFGEVKSFRSRVGRAQGDVLQCGQQVGSGQSSGPAKDDGQPGPPEERQAKPAPPDTSLTKAQEGRLPPEKPREGRTGTPESSEEGLTPDGDANKKTYKCEQCGKGFSWHSHLVTHRRTHTGEKPYACTDCGKRFGRSSHLIQHQIIHTGEKPYTCPSCWKSFSHHSTLIQHQRIHTGEKPYVCDRCAKRFTRRSDLVTHQGTHTGAKPHKCPICSKCFTQSSALVTHQRTHTGVKPYPCPECGKCFSQRSNLIAHNRTHTGEKPYHCLDCGKSFSHSSHLTAHQRTHRGVRPYSCPLCGKSFSRRSNLHRHEKIHTTGPKALAMLMLGAAGALAAPPPAPT; translated from the exons ATGTCTGCAGACGGCAGAGGCACCCGGGCCACCCAGGACAAGGAGAGAGCCCGAGAG GTTCCAGGTCATGGGCATCCTTGTCAAGAAATGCTCTCTGAGTCAGAGGAGACGGTGCCTTTGGGAGCTGCTTGGGACTCACCCCATATCAAGATGGAGCCGGAAGAGCCCCACCCTGAGGGTGCATTGCAGGGGGACGGCGTACCAGGAGTGCCAAGCTGGGTGTCCCTAAGCCAGGGCTCTAAGGAGAAAACTCTTTTCCTGCCTAGTGGAG ccctcccctccccccagatcCCTGTGCTTTCTCGGGAGGAGAGGACCAGGGACCGGCAGATGGCTGCGGCACTCCTCAGCGCCTGGTCCCAG ATGCCGGTGACCTTTGAGGATGTGGCTCTGTACCTCTCCCGGGAGGAGTGGGGGCGGCTGGACCACACACAGCAGAGCTTCTACAGGGACGTCCTGCAGAAGAGGAACGGGCTGGCCTTGG GATTTCCCTTCAGCAGACCTTTTTGGACCTCCCAAGGACAGGGCAAGGGTGAGGCCTCGAGCTCGTGCCAGCAGATgggagatgaggaggaagagaagacag GAGCCTttgaggtggggaaggaggagccGGCCCCGTCCCTGGCAGCCTTTGGGGAGGTGAAGTCTTTCagaagcagggtggggagagcccAGGGGGATGTCCTGCAGTGCGGGCAGCAAGTAGGCAGCGGCCAGAGCTCCGGGCCAGCCAAAGACGATGGGCAGCCAGGTCCCCCAGAGGAGAGACAGGCAAAACCAGCCCCACCTGATACCAGCCTCACAAAAGCCCAGGAGGGCCGCCTCCCCCCAGAGAAACCCCGAGAGGGGCGGACGGGCACCCCTGAGAGCAGTGAGGAGGGCCTGACCCCTGACGGTGACGCCAACAAGAAGACTTACAAGTGCGAGCAGTGCGGCAAGGGCTTCAGCTGGCACTCCCACCTGGTCACCCACCGGCGCACGCACACGGGCGAGAAGCCGTATGCCTGCACGGACTGTGGCAAGCGCTTTGGCCGCAGCTCACACCTCATCCAGCACCAGATCATCCACACGGGTGAGAAGCCCTAtacctgcccctcctgctggaAGAGCTTCAGTCACCATTCGACGCTGATCCAGCACCAGCGCATTCACACGGGTGAGAAGCCCTACGTGTGCGACCGCTGTGCCAAGCGCTTCACCCGCCGCTCGGACCTGGTCACCCACCAGGGCACCCACACGGGTGCCAAGCCCCACAAATGCCCCATCTGCAGCAAGTGCTTCACGCAGAGCTCGGCCCTGGTCACCCATCAGCGCACCCACACCGGGGTCAAGCCCTACCCGTGCCCTGAGTGCGGCAAGTGCTTCAGCCAGCGCTCCAACCTCATTGCTCACAACCGCACGCACACGGGCGAGAAGCCCTACCACTGCCTCGACTGTGGCAAGAGCTTCAGCCACAGCTCACACCTCACGGCCCACCAGCGCACCCATCGTGGTGTCCGGCCCTACTCCTGCCCTCTCTGTGGCAAGAGCTTCAGTCGGCGCTCCAACCTGCACCGGCACGAGAAGATCCACACGACAGGGCCCAAGGCCCTGGCCATGCTGAtgctgggggcagcaggggctcTGGCCgcacccccacctgctcccacttAG
- the ZSCAN10 gene encoding zinc finger and SCAN domain-containing protein 10 isoform X1, with protein sequence MGPRASLSRLRELCHHWLQPALHTKKQILELLVLEQFLSVLPPHLLARLQGQQLRDGEEVVLLLEGIQREPGTVAPLDFSFNTGKNCPRADIALEGQGGSSQVSSHSPKKEVPSEGTATLEPPKEPPPSQPGPSKPAELETWRHPPSSKQPLSPGPKMTFQVLQETVPQGPVLWLEENSRDQELAAVLESLTFEDVPAKKAWPTHPLGFENGTPDEEFKEEPKGVAWPIGISTEAGADVPGAAEEPHGQLLGPAPEVSGTGEGGSPPDKSGILEVKVAGGTSRSEPEMKFICTDCGVSFRQLARLEAHQLRSHPSARSFPCQCCGKSFGRSSILKLHMRTHTDERPHACHLCGHRFRQSSHLNKHLQTHTSEPAFLCAECGQGFQRRAHLMQHLLAHAQDRESPRVPEPKPEAREPSVVLCSHCGQTFQRRSSLKRHLRIHAKDKGHQCSECSGSLRPGPERRPYVCGDCGKAFRRSEHLGAHRRVHTGERPFACQVCGRSFSQSSQLVCHQRVHTGEKPYSCPHCGKRFVRRAGLARHLLTHGGPRPHHCTQCGKTFSQTQDLARHRRSHTGEKPCRCSECGEGFSQSAHLARHQRIHTGEKPHACDTCGYRFRNSSNLARHRRSHTGERPYSCPTCGRSFRRNAHLQRHLATHGGAGAEAASRQAEPPQECRECGKSFSRSCNLLRHMLVHTGARPYSCAQCGRSFSRNSHLLRHLRTHARETLY encoded by the exons ATGGGCCCGAGGGCATCCCTGAGCCGGCTCCGCGAGCTGTGCCACCACTGGCTGCAGCCGGCCCTGCACACCAAGAAGCAGATcttggagctgctggtgctggagcagtTCCTGAGCGTGCTGCCCCCGCACCTCCTGGCTCGGCTCCAGGGCCAGCAACTCCGGGACGGCGAGgaggtggtgctgctgctggaggGCATCCAGAGGGAGCCTGGAACTGTGGCGCCCCTG GATTTTAGTTTTAATACTGGCAAGAACTGTCCCCGTGCAGACATTGCTCTGGAGGGACAGGGAGGCTCTTCCCAGGTCTCCAGTCACAGCCCCAAAAAGGAAGTGCCCTCAGAAGGAACTGCAACCCTGGAGCCACCAAAGGAACCCCCGCCATCCCAGCCAGGGCCCTCCAAGCCTGCTgagctggagacctggagacACCCCCCTAGTTCCAAGCAACCCCTGAGCCCAGGTCCCAAGATGACATTCCAAGTCCTGCAGGAGACTG TCCCCCAGGGCCCTGTCCTATGGCTGGAAGAAAACTCTCGAGATCAGGAGCTGGCAGCTGTGCTG GAGTCTCTGACCTTTGAAGATGTCCCAGCAAAGAAGGCCTGGCCCACACACCCTCTGG GGTTTGAAAATGGAACCCCAGATGAGGAGTTTAAAGAAGAGCCCAAAGGGGTTGCCTGGCCCATTGGCATCTCAACAGAGGCCGGGGCAGATGTTCCTGGGGCGGCAGAAGAGCCCCACGGTCAGCTGCTGGGGCCGGCCCCTGAAGTGAGTGGCACCGGTGAAGGAGGGTCCCCTCCCGACAAGAGTGGCATTCTGGAAGTCAAAGTGGCGGGGGGCACCTCCAGGTCGGAACCAGAGATGAAATTCATCTGCACAGACTGCGGCGTGAGCTTCCGACAGCTGGCCCGCCTGGAGGCGCACCAGCTGCGGTCTCACCCCAGCGCTCGCTCCTTCCCGTGCCAGTGCTGCGGCAAGAGCTTTGGCCGCAGCTCCATCCTCAAGCTGCACATGCGCACGCACACAGACGAGCGGCCGCACGCCTGCCACCTCTGCGGCCACCGCTTCCGCCAGAGCTCACACCTGAACAAACACCTGCAGACGCACACCTCGGAGCCCGCCTTCCTGTGTGCGGAGTGTGGGCAGGGCTTCCAGCGCCGTGCCCACCTCATGCAGCACCTGCTGGCACACGCCCAGGACCGCGAGTCCCCGCGCGTCCCCGAGCCCAAGCCCGAAGCGCGCGAGCCGTCTGTCGTCCTGTGCTCTCACTGTGGCCAAACCTTCCAGCGCCGCTCCAGCCTCAAGCGCCACCTGCGGATCCACGCCAAGGACAAGGGCCACCAGTGCTCCGAGTGCTCGGGCAGCCTGCGCCCCGGCCCCGAGCGCAGGCCCTATGTGTGTGGCGACTGCGGCAAGGCCTTCCGGCGCAGCGAGCACCTGGGGGCCCACCGGCGCGTGCACACCGGCGAGCGGCCCTTCGCCTGCCAGGTCTGCGGCCGCAGCTTCAGCCAGAGCTCGCAGCTGGTCTGCCACCAGCGGGTGCACACAGGCGAGAAGCCCTACAGCTGCCCCCACTGCGGGAAGCGCTTCGTGCGGCGGGCGGGTCTCGCGCGCCACCTCCTGACCCACGGCGGCCCGAGGCCCCACCATTGCACCCAGTGCGGCAAGACCTTCAGCCAGACGCAGGACCTCGCCCGCCACCGGCGCAGCCACACGGGCGAGAAACCCTGCCGCTGCAGCGAGTGCGGCGAGGGCTTCAGCCAGAGCGCCCACCTGGCGCGCCACCAGCGCATCCACACCGGGGAGAAGCCCCACGCCTGTGACACCTGCGGCTACCGCTTCCGAAACAGCTCCAACCTGGCCCGCCACCGCCGCAGCCACACCGGCGAGCGGCCCTACAGCTGCCCGACTTGCGGCCGCAGCTTCCGGCGCAACGCGCACCTGCAGCGGCACCTGGCCACCCACGGGGGCGCCGGCGCGGAGGCGGCGTCCAGGCAGGCCGAGCCCCCCCAGGAGTGCCGGGAGTGCGGCAAGAGCTTCAGCCGCAGCTGTAATCTGCTGCGCCACATGCTGGTGCACACCGGCGCCAGGCCCTACTCGTGCGCACAGTGTGGCCGCAGCTTCAGCCGCAACTCCCACCTGCTGCGCCACCTGAGAACCCACGCCCGCGAGACGCTGTACTAG
- the LOC121487097 gene encoding uncharacterized protein LOC121487097: MHSDNSCYEPIRCLGGARGGLQRNRPITFPSFLSCSARLPGNIRTGPLQRSPLSALPSWTPSQPALGLPQRCRTSRVPREGAGGGPGRSRFRLPAPSSGVSRLAGGWELGPGRQLRPLPWSSGAPGHLPPAPWHLAFRGQGAGGGSLLNVEEYAMPEPDGIPARTGFRPSEGDRRAREWHKHCSQVVTGTGRNGAGRQWSLLGADCQRTPLKAGALSRDLENDKRPFYKDLGTTFQARGAE; encoded by the exons ATGCACTCCGACAACTCCTGTTATGAG CCAATCCGGTGTctgggcggggcgaggggcgggctCCAGCGGAACCGACCCATTAcgttcccttctttcctctcctgctcaGCGCGGTTGCCTGGCAACATCCGAACTGGTCCTCTTCAACGCTCCCCTTTATCCGCTCTTCCGAGCTGGACTCCCTCACAGCCGGCCCTGGGCCTACCACAGAGATGCCGAACCTCCCGTGTTCCTAGagagggcgcgggcgggggccccGGCCGGAGCCGCTTCCGGCTTCCAGCTCCCAGCTCGGGTGTCTCGCGGCTGGCGGGAGGCTGGGAGCTCGGGCCCGGCCGCCAGCTGCGGCCTCTGCCCTGGAGCTCGGGGGCTCCGGGACACCTGCCGCCGGCGCCCTGGCACCTGGCCTTCCGAGGCCAGGGAGCGGGGGGAG GTTCTTTGCTAAACGTCGAGGAATACGCGATGCCAGAGCCAGACGGGATCCCTGCCCGCACGGGGTTCCGGCCTAGTGAGGGAGACCGCCGAGCCCGTGAGTGGCACAAACACTGCTCTCAAGTAGTGACAGGTACCGGAAGGAACGGAGCGGGGAGGCAATGGAGCCTGTTAGGAGCGGACTGTCAGAGGACCCCGCTCAAGGCGGGAGCATTAAGCCGGGACTTGGAGAATGACAAGAGGCCATTTTACAAGGATTTGGGGACAACCTTCcaagcaaggggagcagagtGA
- the ZNF205 gene encoding zinc finger protein 205 isoform X3 yields MAAALLSAWSQMPVTFEDVALYLSREEWGRLDHTQQSFYRDVLQKRNGLALGFPFSRPFWTSQGQGKGEASSSCQQMGDEEEEKTELPWVPHESLSLAGNPLSPGAFEVGKEEPAPSLAAFGEVKSFRSRVGRAQGDVLQCGQQVGSGQSSGPAKDDGQPGPPEERQAKPAPPDTSLTKAQEGRLPPEKPREGRTGTPESSEEGLTPDGDANKKTYKCEQCGKGFSWHSHLVTHRRTHTGEKPYACTDCGKRFGRSSHLIQHQIIHTGEKPYTCPSCWKSFSHHSTLIQHQRIHTGEKPYVCDRCAKRFTRRSDLVTHQGTHTGAKPHKCPICSKCFTQSSALVTHQRTHTGVKPYPCPECGKCFSQRSNLIAHNRTHTGEKPYHCLDCGKSFSHSSHLTAHQRTHRGVRPYSCPLCGKSFSRRSNLHRHEKIHTTGPKALAMLMLGAAGALAAPPPAPT; encoded by the exons ATGGCTGCGGCACTCCTCAGCGCCTGGTCCCAG ATGCCGGTGACCTTTGAGGATGTGGCTCTGTACCTCTCCCGGGAGGAGTGGGGGCGGCTGGACCACACACAGCAGAGCTTCTACAGGGACGTCCTGCAGAAGAGGAACGGGCTGGCCTTGG GATTTCCCTTCAGCAGACCTTTTTGGACCTCCCAAGGACAGGGCAAGGGTGAGGCCTCGAGCTCGTGCCAGCAGATgggagatgaggaggaagagaagacag AATTACCGTGGGTCCCTCACGAAAGTCTCTCTCTTGCTGGAAACCCTCTCTCTCCAGGAGCCTttgaggtggggaaggaggagccGGCCCCGTCCCTGGCAGCCTTTGGGGAGGTGAAGTCTTTCagaagcagggtggggagagcccAGGGGGATGTCCTGCAGTGCGGGCAGCAAGTAGGCAGCGGCCAGAGCTCCGGGCCAGCCAAAGACGATGGGCAGCCAGGTCCCCCAGAGGAGAGACAGGCAAAACCAGCCCCACCTGATACCAGCCTCACAAAAGCCCAGGAGGGCCGCCTCCCCCCAGAGAAACCCCGAGAGGGGCGGACGGGCACCCCTGAGAGCAGTGAGGAGGGCCTGACCCCTGACGGTGACGCCAACAAGAAGACTTACAAGTGCGAGCAGTGCGGCAAGGGCTTCAGCTGGCACTCCCACCTGGTCACCCACCGGCGCACGCACACGGGCGAGAAGCCGTATGCCTGCACGGACTGTGGCAAGCGCTTTGGCCGCAGCTCACACCTCATCCAGCACCAGATCATCCACACGGGTGAGAAGCCCTAtacctgcccctcctgctggaAGAGCTTCAGTCACCATTCGACGCTGATCCAGCACCAGCGCATTCACACGGGTGAGAAGCCCTACGTGTGCGACCGCTGTGCCAAGCGCTTCACCCGCCGCTCGGACCTGGTCACCCACCAGGGCACCCACACGGGTGCCAAGCCCCACAAATGCCCCATCTGCAGCAAGTGCTTCACGCAGAGCTCGGCCCTGGTCACCCATCAGCGCACCCACACCGGGGTCAAGCCCTACCCGTGCCCTGAGTGCGGCAAGTGCTTCAGCCAGCGCTCCAACCTCATTGCTCACAACCGCACGCACACGGGCGAGAAGCCCTACCACTGCCTCGACTGTGGCAAGAGCTTCAGCCACAGCTCACACCTCACGGCCCACCAGCGCACCCATCGTGGTGTCCGGCCCTACTCCTGCCCTCTCTGTGGCAAGAGCTTCAGTCGGCGCTCCAACCTGCACCGGCACGAGAAGATCCACACGACAGGGCCCAAGGCCCTGGCCATGCTGAtgctgggggcagcaggggctcTGGCCgcacccccacctgctcccacttAG
- the ZSCAN10 gene encoding zinc finger and SCAN domain-containing protein 10 isoform X2 — translation MLPVPGGHGPEGIPEPAPRAVPPLAAAGPAHQEADLGAAGAGAVPERAAPAPPGSAPGPATPGRRGGGAAAGGHPEGAWNCGAPVPQGPVLWLEENSRDQELAAVLESLTFEDVPAKKAWPTHPLGFENGTPDEEFKEEPKGVAWPIGISTEAGADVPGAAEEPHGQLLGPAPEVSGTGEGGSPPDKSGILEVKVAGGTSRSEPEMKFICTDCGVSFRQLARLEAHQLRSHPSARSFPCQCCGKSFGRSSILKLHMRTHTDERPHACHLCGHRFRQSSHLNKHLQTHTSEPAFLCAECGQGFQRRAHLMQHLLAHAQDRESPRVPEPKPEAREPSVVLCSHCGQTFQRRSSLKRHLRIHAKDKGHQCSECSGSLRPGPERRPYVCGDCGKAFRRSEHLGAHRRVHTGERPFACQVCGRSFSQSSQLVCHQRVHTGEKPYSCPHCGKRFVRRAGLARHLLTHGGPRPHHCTQCGKTFSQTQDLARHRRSHTGEKPCRCSECGEGFSQSAHLARHQRIHTGEKPHACDTCGYRFRNSSNLARHRRSHTGERPYSCPTCGRSFRRNAHLQRHLATHGGAGAEAASRQAEPPQECRECGKSFSRSCNLLRHMLVHTGARPYSCAQCGRSFSRNSHLLRHLRTHARETLY, via the exons ATGCTTCCAGTACCAGGAGGACATGGGCCCGAGGGCATCCCTGAGCCGGCTCCGCGAGCTGTGCCACCACTGGCTGCAGCCGGCCCTGCACACCAAGAAGCAGATcttggagctgctggtgctggagcagtTCCTGAGCGTGCTGCCCCCGCACCTCCTGGCTCGGCTCCAGGGCCAGCAACTCCGGGACGGCGAGgaggtggtgctgctgctggaggGCATCCAGAGGGAGCCTGGAACTGTGGCGCCCCTG TCCCCCAGGGCCCTGTCCTATGGCTGGAAGAAAACTCTCGAGATCAGGAGCTGGCAGCTGTGCTG GAGTCTCTGACCTTTGAAGATGTCCCAGCAAAGAAGGCCTGGCCCACACACCCTCTGG GGTTTGAAAATGGAACCCCAGATGAGGAGTTTAAAGAAGAGCCCAAAGGGGTTGCCTGGCCCATTGGCATCTCAACAGAGGCCGGGGCAGATGTTCCTGGGGCGGCAGAAGAGCCCCACGGTCAGCTGCTGGGGCCGGCCCCTGAAGTGAGTGGCACCGGTGAAGGAGGGTCCCCTCCCGACAAGAGTGGCATTCTGGAAGTCAAAGTGGCGGGGGGCACCTCCAGGTCGGAACCAGAGATGAAATTCATCTGCACAGACTGCGGCGTGAGCTTCCGACAGCTGGCCCGCCTGGAGGCGCACCAGCTGCGGTCTCACCCCAGCGCTCGCTCCTTCCCGTGCCAGTGCTGCGGCAAGAGCTTTGGCCGCAGCTCCATCCTCAAGCTGCACATGCGCACGCACACAGACGAGCGGCCGCACGCCTGCCACCTCTGCGGCCACCGCTTCCGCCAGAGCTCACACCTGAACAAACACCTGCAGACGCACACCTCGGAGCCCGCCTTCCTGTGTGCGGAGTGTGGGCAGGGCTTCCAGCGCCGTGCCCACCTCATGCAGCACCTGCTGGCACACGCCCAGGACCGCGAGTCCCCGCGCGTCCCCGAGCCCAAGCCCGAAGCGCGCGAGCCGTCTGTCGTCCTGTGCTCTCACTGTGGCCAAACCTTCCAGCGCCGCTCCAGCCTCAAGCGCCACCTGCGGATCCACGCCAAGGACAAGGGCCACCAGTGCTCCGAGTGCTCGGGCAGCCTGCGCCCCGGCCCCGAGCGCAGGCCCTATGTGTGTGGCGACTGCGGCAAGGCCTTCCGGCGCAGCGAGCACCTGGGGGCCCACCGGCGCGTGCACACCGGCGAGCGGCCCTTCGCCTGCCAGGTCTGCGGCCGCAGCTTCAGCCAGAGCTCGCAGCTGGTCTGCCACCAGCGGGTGCACACAGGCGAGAAGCCCTACAGCTGCCCCCACTGCGGGAAGCGCTTCGTGCGGCGGGCGGGTCTCGCGCGCCACCTCCTGACCCACGGCGGCCCGAGGCCCCACCATTGCACCCAGTGCGGCAAGACCTTCAGCCAGACGCAGGACCTCGCCCGCCACCGGCGCAGCCACACGGGCGAGAAACCCTGCCGCTGCAGCGAGTGCGGCGAGGGCTTCAGCCAGAGCGCCCACCTGGCGCGCCACCAGCGCATCCACACCGGGGAGAAGCCCCACGCCTGTGACACCTGCGGCTACCGCTTCCGAAACAGCTCCAACCTGGCCCGCCACCGCCGCAGCCACACCGGCGAGCGGCCCTACAGCTGCCCGACTTGCGGCCGCAGCTTCCGGCGCAACGCGCACCTGCAGCGGCACCTGGCCACCCACGGGGGCGCCGGCGCGGAGGCGGCGTCCAGGCAGGCCGAGCCCCCCCAGGAGTGCCGGGAGTGCGGCAAGAGCTTCAGCCGCAGCTGTAATCTGCTGCGCCACATGCTGGTGCACACCGGCGCCAGGCCCTACTCGTGCGCACAGTGTGGCCGCAGCTTCAGCCGCAACTCCCACCTGCTGCGCCACCTGAGAACCCACGCCCGCGAGACGCTGTACTAG
- the ZNF205 gene encoding zinc finger protein 205 isoform X1, translating into MSADGRGTRATQDKERAREVPGHGHPCQEMLSESEETVPLGAAWDSPHIKMEPEEPHPEGALQGDGVPGVPSWVSLSQGSKEKTLFLPSGALPSPQIPVLSREERTRDRQMAAALLSAWSQMPVTFEDVALYLSREEWGRLDHTQQSFYRDVLQKRNGLALGFPFSRPFWTSQGQGKGEASSSCQQMGDEEEEKTELPWVPHESLSLAGNPLSPGAFEVGKEEPAPSLAAFGEVKSFRSRVGRAQGDVLQCGQQVGSGQSSGPAKDDGQPGPPEERQAKPAPPDTSLTKAQEGRLPPEKPREGRTGTPESSEEGLTPDGDANKKTYKCEQCGKGFSWHSHLVTHRRTHTGEKPYACTDCGKRFGRSSHLIQHQIIHTGEKPYTCPSCWKSFSHHSTLIQHQRIHTGEKPYVCDRCAKRFTRRSDLVTHQGTHTGAKPHKCPICSKCFTQSSALVTHQRTHTGVKPYPCPECGKCFSQRSNLIAHNRTHTGEKPYHCLDCGKSFSHSSHLTAHQRTHRGVRPYSCPLCGKSFSRRSNLHRHEKIHTTGPKALAMLMLGAAGALAAPPPAPT; encoded by the exons ATGTCTGCAGACGGCAGAGGCACCCGGGCCACCCAGGACAAGGAGAGAGCCCGAGAG GTTCCAGGTCATGGGCATCCTTGTCAAGAAATGCTCTCTGAGTCAGAGGAGACGGTGCCTTTGGGAGCTGCTTGGGACTCACCCCATATCAAGATGGAGCCGGAAGAGCCCCACCCTGAGGGTGCATTGCAGGGGGACGGCGTACCAGGAGTGCCAAGCTGGGTGTCCCTAAGCCAGGGCTCTAAGGAGAAAACTCTTTTCCTGCCTAGTGGAG ccctcccctccccccagatcCCTGTGCTTTCTCGGGAGGAGAGGACCAGGGACCGGCAGATGGCTGCGGCACTCCTCAGCGCCTGGTCCCAG ATGCCGGTGACCTTTGAGGATGTGGCTCTGTACCTCTCCCGGGAGGAGTGGGGGCGGCTGGACCACACACAGCAGAGCTTCTACAGGGACGTCCTGCAGAAGAGGAACGGGCTGGCCTTGG GATTTCCCTTCAGCAGACCTTTTTGGACCTCCCAAGGACAGGGCAAGGGTGAGGCCTCGAGCTCGTGCCAGCAGATgggagatgaggaggaagagaagacag AATTACCGTGGGTCCCTCACGAAAGTCTCTCTCTTGCTGGAAACCCTCTCTCTCCAGGAGCCTttgaggtggggaaggaggagccGGCCCCGTCCCTGGCAGCCTTTGGGGAGGTGAAGTCTTTCagaagcagggtggggagagcccAGGGGGATGTCCTGCAGTGCGGGCAGCAAGTAGGCAGCGGCCAGAGCTCCGGGCCAGCCAAAGACGATGGGCAGCCAGGTCCCCCAGAGGAGAGACAGGCAAAACCAGCCCCACCTGATACCAGCCTCACAAAAGCCCAGGAGGGCCGCCTCCCCCCAGAGAAACCCCGAGAGGGGCGGACGGGCACCCCTGAGAGCAGTGAGGAGGGCCTGACCCCTGACGGTGACGCCAACAAGAAGACTTACAAGTGCGAGCAGTGCGGCAAGGGCTTCAGCTGGCACTCCCACCTGGTCACCCACCGGCGCACGCACACGGGCGAGAAGCCGTATGCCTGCACGGACTGTGGCAAGCGCTTTGGCCGCAGCTCACACCTCATCCAGCACCAGATCATCCACACGGGTGAGAAGCCCTAtacctgcccctcctgctggaAGAGCTTCAGTCACCATTCGACGCTGATCCAGCACCAGCGCATTCACACGGGTGAGAAGCCCTACGTGTGCGACCGCTGTGCCAAGCGCTTCACCCGCCGCTCGGACCTGGTCACCCACCAGGGCACCCACACGGGTGCCAAGCCCCACAAATGCCCCATCTGCAGCAAGTGCTTCACGCAGAGCTCGGCCCTGGTCACCCATCAGCGCACCCACACCGGGGTCAAGCCCTACCCGTGCCCTGAGTGCGGCAAGTGCTTCAGCCAGCGCTCCAACCTCATTGCTCACAACCGCACGCACACGGGCGAGAAGCCCTACCACTGCCTCGACTGTGGCAAGAGCTTCAGCCACAGCTCACACCTCACGGCCCACCAGCGCACCCATCGTGGTGTCCGGCCCTACTCCTGCCCTCTCTGTGGCAAGAGCTTCAGTCGGCGCTCCAACCTGCACCGGCACGAGAAGATCCACACGACAGGGCCCAAGGCCCTGGCCATGCTGAtgctgggggcagcaggggctcTGGCCgcacccccacctgctcccacttAG